One bacterium genomic window carries:
- a CDS encoding P1 family peptidase, producing the protein MITDVPGLMVGHATDLEHLTGCTVVVCADGAVAGASVLGGAPGTRETDLLRPENMIDAVHAVALCGGSAFGLAAADGVVRYLASRGAGFPTPHAKVPIVPAAVIYDLGIGSPDVRPDVEMGEAACRAARPGPVAEGCVGAGTGATVGKLFGMRGAMKSGVGTWSTRLPGGATVGALLVTNAFGDVMDVRTGKILAGARRPDRGGFVGAAEYLRTHGLADAFPHNTTLGVVATDARLTKAHATRLAILAHAGLARAVAPSHTSVDGDTMFVLSTGKEGADWMALQAAVQEAVAEAIMRSVRAARTLGGVPGLAGE; encoded by the coding sequence ATGATCACCGACGTGCCCGGGCTCATGGTGGGCCACGCGACCGACCTTGAGCACCTCACCGGGTGCACCGTGGTAGTCTGCGCGGACGGCGCCGTGGCCGGGGCGTCGGTGTTGGGCGGTGCCCCGGGGACGCGCGAGACCGATCTACTGCGCCCCGAGAACATGATCGACGCCGTGCACGCGGTGGCATTGTGCGGGGGCAGCGCATTTGGGCTGGCGGCCGCGGACGGCGTCGTGCGCTACCTGGCCTCCCGCGGCGCCGGGTTTCCGACGCCGCATGCGAAGGTCCCGATCGTCCCCGCCGCGGTCATCTACGATCTCGGAATCGGCAGCCCAGACGTCCGGCCTGACGTGGAGATGGGCGAAGCCGCGTGTCGGGCTGCGCGGCCGGGGCCGGTTGCCGAGGGATGCGTGGGGGCCGGGACCGGGGCGACGGTGGGGAAGCTCTTTGGGATGCGCGGTGCGATGAAGTCCGGGGTGGGCACGTGGAGCACCCGGCTCCCCGGCGGCGCCACGGTGGGAGCGCTGCTGGTGACCAACGCATTTGGCGATGTCATGGACGTTCGCACAGGAAAGATTCTCGCCGGTGCCCGCCGTCCGGATCGCGGAGGGTTTGTCGGCGCGGCCGAGTATCTCCGCACGCACGGTCTCGCGGATGCGTTTCCGCATAATACCACGCTGGGCGTCGTCGCCACCGACGCCCGGTTGACCAAGGCGCACGCCACGCGCCTGGCGATCCTGGCTCATGCCGGCCTGGCCCGGGCGGTTGCACCCTCCCATACGTCGGTCGACGGAGATACCATGTTCGTGCTGAGCACCGGGAAGGAGGGAGCCGACTGGATGGCGCTCCAAGCCGCCGTGCAGGAGGCCGTGGCCGAAGCGATCATGCGATCCGTGCGGGCGGCGCGAACCCTCGGAGGTGTGCCCGGGCTCGCGGGCGAGTGA
- a CDS encoding biotin--[acetyl-CoA-carboxylase] ligase — protein MGRYIRWHDSLPSTNDLALRLAEIPVPEGTVIIAEEQTAGRGRLGRAWASPRGGVWLSVILSPGLPMDKVAVIGLVAGIAVAQAIRKTTGLLARLKWPNDVLVEGQKVVGVLAEAAPGADWVVVGIGINANIAPDALPVAPGHPVTSLQAQLGHMVDREALIRAVLRELDQGYTVLRSSGISGVLRRWREMAETLGRPVRVEMSGATIYGTAFDIDEAGALLVRLDNGAVQRIVAGDVGMRETGS, from the coding sequence GTGGGCCGATATATCCGGTGGCACGACTCTCTGCCGTCCACGAACGATCTCGCCCTCCGCTTGGCCGAAATCCCCGTTCCTGAAGGGACCGTGATCATTGCCGAGGAGCAAACGGCCGGCCGGGGCCGGCTGGGCCGCGCCTGGGCGTCTCCGAGAGGCGGGGTATGGCTGTCCGTGATCCTCAGCCCCGGCCTCCCCATGGACAAGGTCGCGGTGATTGGGCTCGTCGCAGGTATCGCCGTGGCCCAGGCGATCCGGAAGACGACCGGCCTCCTCGCTCGGCTCAAATGGCCCAACGACGTCCTGGTGGAAGGCCAGAAAGTCGTCGGCGTCCTGGCGGAGGCAGCCCCCGGAGCGGACTGGGTCGTGGTAGGGATCGGGATCAACGCCAACATCGCTCCTGATGCGCTCCCCGTGGCCCCAGGCCATCCTGTGACATCGCTGCAGGCGCAGCTCGGTCATATGGTGGATCGCGAAGCCTTGATCCGCGCGGTGCTCAGAGAGCTGGATCAAGGGTATACCGTGCTCCGGTCTTCCGGCATCTCCGGGGTGCTGCGGCGGTGGCGTGAGATGGCGGAGACCCTTGGCCGGCCGGTCCGAGTGGAGATGTCGGGGGCGACCATTTATGGAACCGCCTTCGACATTGATGAGGCGGGGGCGCTCTTGGTCCGGCTCGACAATGGCGCGGTCCAGAGGATCGTCGCCGGCGATGTTGGGATGCGAGAGACGGGCTCATGA
- the folK gene encoding 2-amino-4-hydroxy-6-hydroxymethyldihydropteridine diphosphokinase, translating into MSEAERGKHSGDAAPSSAARVFLGLGSNLGDRAGMLAQARTLLDGPGLRIAAASSVYETPPWGVADQPRYLNQVLDGRTTLSPRRLLHRCQEVETRLGRVRSTRWGPRTIDVDILLYGGLEINEPDLVIPHPQLVHRAFVLVPLAELDAAFRVPGGDTIGSLLQAVPDRAGVSVYRGDQESPARADR; encoded by the coding sequence TCGGGTGATGCGGCTCCATCGAGCGCGGCCCGGGTGTTTCTGGGCCTCGGCTCGAACCTGGGTGATCGCGCGGGGATGCTGGCCCAGGCCCGAACGCTGCTCGACGGCCCCGGCCTTCGGATCGCCGCAGCCTCGAGCGTGTACGAGACGCCTCCCTGGGGCGTCGCCGATCAGCCCCGCTATCTGAATCAGGTGCTCGACGGTCGAACGACGCTATCGCCCCGCCGGCTCCTCCATCGATGTCAGGAGGTCGAAACGCGCCTAGGGCGCGTGCGGTCCACACGATGGGGACCCCGGACCATCGACGTGGACATCTTGCTGTACGGCGGCCTCGAGATCAATGAACCTGATCTCGTGATCCCGCATCCGCAGTTGGTTCACCGGGCATTTGTCCTGGTTCCGCTGGCTGAACTCGACGCCGCGTTCCGTGTGCCGGGCGGAGACACGATCGGTTCGCTCCTGCAGGCGGTGCCGGACCGCGCGGGCGTGAGCGTGTATCGAGGGGACCAAGAGTCGCCGGCGCGCGCCGACCGATGA